A section of the Pochonia chlamydosporia 170 chromosome 2, whole genome shotgun sequence genome encodes:
- a CDS encoding LrgB-like protein (similar to Metarhizium robertsii ARSEF 23 XP_007823298.2): MTSTVSDPTIWRGRANASIHHFLWVVSVSAIYLITELNIWGLSFVLASAQLQYFASIVGMIVVFSIMAAAGQASRSCDNFYHRWIKSKVDFINAQLGVGFSVPIIMLDHVLGIRDIGYIIATSAITNVISWLAVFILSLLWLWLLTDLQPCGSTRTQDKPSKVSGFTSRCEVRSTFCRATVQHCDGPWQYLTSDDSVEKKEERTSASTNTEAGASENDVETKVEQGDGNLWCILKTNGYVILCLIGITGVGMPLELVLRDSRVLDGFSIWLCWLVALRLQRTVKYSNLFGSNIRFRHSLATMINPVLVTTLLMLGFTRFKGLLAGNGGIARVLGKFSSGSPLYAIWTASISSSVVPDNPTLWFGAGDLALSLLECGIVTWGFKLYECRRQLFSVSGILILLFSTFAAAGNTFLSVLLARTVGLQPTESLAFAARSTTLALAKPAVKALGGNLALNATLVVSNGILGQLLYPILLDKLSIPSIQAGARGKDKTTTSDQDDEDGTVTVAAGTAIGINGAAMGVSYLYEVKSRAAPYAALSMTMFGVMNVVFTTLDPFKAIVLKLASW, encoded by the exons ATGACGAGCACCGTGTCAGACCCCACGATTTGGCGAGGACGAGCAAACGCATCCATTCATCACTTTCTTTGGGTTGTATCTGTTTCGGCTATCTATCTCATTACCGAATTGAACATTTGGGGTTTGAGCTTTGTACTGGCTTCTGCACAACTTCAATACTTTGCTTCCATTGTTGGCATGATTGTGGTTTTCTCAATCATGGCAGCCGCTGGCCAGGCGAGTCGGAGTTGTGACAATTTCTATCACCGATGGATCAAATCAAAG GTCGATTTTATCAACGCTCAACTCGGAGTAGGATTCAGTGTTCCGATCATCATGCTGGATCATGTCCTCGGCATTCGAGACATTGGCTATATAATTGCGACTTCTG CTATTACAAACGTAATTTCGTGGCTTGCTGTGTTCATACTCAGCCTTTTATGGCTATGGCTGCTCACTGACTTGCAGCCATGTGGTTCTACCCGCACACAGGATAAGCCGTCCAAAGTTTCTGGCTTTACGTCTCGCTGTGAAGTCAGAAGCACTTTTTGCCGTGCTACTGTCCAGCATTGTGACGGGCCATGGCAGTATTTAACATCGGATGATTCAGTGGAAaaaaaggaggaaagaacaTCCGCCTCAACTAATACTGAAGCTGGAGCCAGCGAAAACGATGTCGAGACGAAGGTCGAACAAGGAGATGGCAACTTGTGGTGTATTCTAAAAACTAATGGCTATGTTATCTTGTGCTTAATTGGAATCACCGGCGTCGGCATGCCTTTAGAGCTGGTACTCCGCGACAGCAGAGTCCTCGACGGGTTCTCTAtatggctttgctggctAGTCGCCTTACGACTACAACGGACGGTCAAATACTCGAACCTCTTTGGTTCCAATATACGGTTTCGACACAGTCTTGCAACCATGATCAATCCCGTTCTAGTAACCACACTTCTCATGCTTGGCTTCACTCGCTTTAAAGGCTTGCTTGCCGGCAATGGGGGCATTGCCAGAGTGCTTGGGAAATTCAGCAGCGGCAGCCCCTTATACGCCATTTGGACTGCCTCTATCTCTAGTTCCGTGGTACCAGACAACCCAACTCTCTGGTTCGGGGCAGGAGACTTGGCTTTATCCCTCCTGGAATGCGGAATCGTAACATGGGGATTCAAACTCTACGAGTGCCGAAGGCAACTTTTCAGTGTCTCTGGCATTTTAATTTTGCTGTTTTCCACGTTTGCTGCCGCCGGGAATACCTTCTTATCAGTGTTACTCGCGCGAACCGTTGGGTTGCAGCCAACCGAATCACTGGCTTTTGCTGCTCGCAGTACCACGCTCGCCCTTGCCAAGCCCGCCGTCAAGGCTCTCGGTGGTAATCTAGCTCTAAACGCCACCCTTGTGGTTAGCAATGGTATTTTGGGCCAGCTGTTGTATCCCATACTATTGGACAAGCTGTCCATACCAAGTATTCAGGCAGGTGCACGTGGCAAGGATAAAACGACGACTTCAGAtcaggatgatgaagatggcaccGTTACTGTCGCAGCTGGAACTGCTATTGGTATCAATGGTGCCGCCATGGGGGTATCGTATCTATACGAGGTAAAGAGTCGGGCCGCTCCTTATGCAGCTCTGTCCATGACCATGTTTGGCGTCATGAATGTGGTGTTTACCACTCTCGATCCATTCAAGGCTATCGTTCTGAAGCTGGCTTCCTGGTGA
- a CDS encoding peptidyl-prolyl cis/trans isomerase (similar to Metarhizium robertsii ARSEF 23 XP_007823299.2), translated as MVCQEYFPSTPRNAQLVTDAALSALRCAALTIVMACPPSMPRVPPKRTANLHSIQADTGLPPNWEVRHSNSKNLPYYFNSVEKVSRWEPPQGTDTDKLKHYMAAHHSAGSRPGAVPGVPEGKIRAAHLLVKHKDSRRPSSWRESEITRTKDEAMEIIKAHEAKIKAGPVSLADLAPTESDCSSARKRGDLGYFGRGDMQKEFEDAAFALKPGEMSGVVETASGLHLIERLE; from the exons ATGGTATGTCAAGAGTATTTCCCATCCACCCCCAGAAACGCGCAGCTTGTCACCGACGCAGCACTCTCCGCATTGCGCTGCGCAGCGCTCACCATAGTCATGGCATGCCCACCATCTATGCCTCGCGTCCCTCCAAAGCGCACAGCTAACCTTCATTCTATCCAGGCTGATACAGGTCTCCCCCCCAACTGGGAGGTCCGCCactccaactccaagaaCCTCCCCTACTACTTCAACTCGGTCGAAAAGGTATCCCGCTGGGAACCCCCGCAAGGCACCGACACAGATAAACTGAAGCACTACATGGCCGCTCATCACAGCGCCGGCTCTCGCCCCGGTGCTGTTCCTGGCGTCCCCGAGGGCAAGATTCGCGCGGCGCACTTGTTGGTGAAGCACAAGGATAGCAGACGGCCCAGCAGCTGGCGAGAA TCCGAAATTACACGCACCAAAGACGAAGCCATGGAGATTATCAAGGCTCACGAAGCAAAGATCAAGGCTGGACCTGTCTCTCTGGCCGATCTTGCACCTACAGAGTCGGATTGCTCATCTGCCCGTAAGCGAGGCGATCTGGGCTACTTTGGCCGTGGGGATATGCAAaaggagtttgaggatgcGGCCTTTGCGCTTAAGCCTGGTGAGATGAGTGGTGTTGTCGAGACGGCTAGTGGCTTGCATTTGATTGAGAG GCTGGAGTAA
- a CDS encoding DNA-directed RNA polymerase (similar to Metarhizium robertsii ARSEF 23 XP_007823300.1), which produces MATPQSTTSYEGSGPKKLEQITFRFCSECSNMLYPKEDEDAHKLQFTCRTCQYTEEAQSTCVFRNVLNNSAGETAGVTQDVGSDPTVSDVPLVLCLGCGCLIFCDTCGGMAADMAVAKVQPKKKEKKDGDNFGERSHYVPWNESDDPFAEYDEELMEDVDYGLPSPTPTDYTSDTTFAAGFSDDGAMVCNV; this is translated from the coding sequence ATGGCTACCCCTCAGTCAACAACATCATACGAAGGCTCCGGCCCCAAGAAGCTCGAACAGATTACTTTTCGGTTCTGCTCAGAATGCTCCAACATGTTGTACCccaaggaagacgaagatgcGCACAAATTACAATTCACCTGCCGAACGTGTCAATATACCGAAGAAGCCCAGTCCACTTGTGTATTCCGCAACGTCCTGAATAACTCTGCTGGCGAAACTGCTGGTGTGACTCAGGATGTTGGATCTGATCCAACGGTTAGTGATGTCCCGCTTGTCCTTTGTTTAGGTTGTGGGTGCCTCATTTTTTGCGATACCTGCGGAGGAATGGCTGCGGATatggctgttgccaaggtgcagccaaagaaaaaggagaagaaggacggcGATAATTTCGGCGAGAGAAGCCATTACGTCCCTTGGAACGAGTCCGACGATCCCTTTGCCGAATACGACGAGGAACTCATGGAAGACGTCGACTATGGACTACCCAGTCCTACCCCGACCGATTACACTTCCGACACGACTTTCGCGGCGGGCTTTTCAGACGACGGCGCCATGGTTTGTAATGTTTAA
- a CDS encoding 50S ribosomal protein L14 (similar to Metarhizium acridum CQMa 102 XP_007809673.1), whose protein sequence is MIQLKTMLNCIDNSGAALVECALVVGQKRHARIGDRIVVVVQEQRGASSSGMAGISAAAKVKRGDVRHAVVVRTRYPTQRRDGSVVRFDDNACVLLNKSGDPVGSRINGVVGAELKRKKWSKILSMAPMQA, encoded by the exons ATGATTCAATTAAAG ACGATGCTCAACTGCATCGACAACTCGGGCGCTGCCCTCGTCGAATGCGCCTTGGTCGTTGGTCAAAAGCGACATGCCCGCATCG GTGACCgaatcgtcgtcgtcgtccaaGAGCAAAGAGgcgcatcctcctccggTATGGCGGGCAtttccgccgccgccaaagtcAAGCGCGGCGATGTTCGACATGCTGTCGTCGTGCGCACCAGATACCCTACCCAACGACGCGACGGCTCCGTCGTCCGCTTCGACGACAATGCTTGCGTCTTGCTCAACAAGTCTGGAGATCCTGTGGGCTCACGAATcaatggcgttgttggcgcggagttgaagaggaagaagtggaGCAAGATTCTGTCCATGGCACCTATGCAGGCTTAG
- a CDS encoding SET domain-containing protein (similar to Cordyceps militaris CM01 XP_006673315.1), with product MPTSKAPPARHRLTLAQLSAYDDILTDALVDHVYYWTTVPKNRPSYHPSRGVSEDAIAKIIQDEVVLWQDMAAAEEKLLATDGLRRFLNSLRTDKEKDDFKRHLRRYLQIYLPDCPWEVSSTNRYTIVSHEASITARRYIKRNESIKYLSGIQVVITAEEETEIAARKKDFSMVVSSRSKSTSLFMGPARFANHDCDANAKLMTTSNAGIEIVAIRPIEAGEEITVTYGESYFGEDNCECLCGSCEKGLRNGWEPEEGATIVQASVEEDRPETYALRRRRREDSVGGSRTPSVTPGIRPRVLRTKAKISRLSNAHDSSAAASPAPGTPSGRKRNADAMATPPITPAKKLKHTIEPVPDIPVSRGSSVSGSTSSSNEEAIETDVTSPEKDSPEPIPETPMKGPATLREETNSRKEGDTITALAPFSPESVQCQQSPPSSQPLRSEANTMSISAILNTPSSSEREIVVPISVSIETVEVTEVALETDEAVQPRRKNRRRSFTKQASPPAKMRTPGDYVLTPLLLSEPEMAWIQCTICNEYFVQQNAYFTRSACPRCERHSKLYGYMWPKTEKAGPSDKEERILDHRLIHRFLNTNDERKARGRKCLPEREETDEPSEPSEPERGRRLQRGPAKRKGSNEEVRDLVVVKIKEDVSGLRRSGRARRVSSKLGE from the exons ATGCCTACGTCCAAGGCTCCGCCGGCAAGGCATCGCCTCACTTTGGCGCAATTGTCGGCTTATGATGATATCTTGACTGATGCGCTGGTGGATCAT GTATATTACTGGACTACTGTTCCCAAGAATCGCCCATCCTATCATCCCTCGCGGGGTGTATCAGAAGATGCGATAGCGAAGATTATTCAGGATGAAGTGGTTCTATGGCAGGATATGGCAGCGGCAGAAGAGAAACTACTTGCGACAGATGGACTGAGGAGGTTTCTCAACTCGTTGAGGACGGACAAAGAAAAGGACGATTTTAAACGCCATTTGCGACGCTACTTGCAGATTTATCTGCCCGATTGCCCTTGGGAAGTCAGCTCCACCAATCGATATACGATCGTATCTCACGAGGCTAGCATTACAGCCAGACGGTACATCAAGCGCAACGAATCAATCAAGTACCTGTCCGGCATTCAAGTCGTTATTACAGCTGAGGAAGAGACGGAGATTGCGGCACGCAAGAAGGACTTCAGCATGGTAGTCAGCTCGCGGAGCAAAAGCACGAGCTTGTTCATGGGCCCGGCTCGATTCGCAAACCACGACTGTGACGCGAATGCCAAACTAATGACGACTAGCAACGCTGGGATTGAGATTGTTGCTATACGGCCTATTGAGGCTGGAGAGGAAATCACTGTCACGTATGGTGAGAGCTACTTTGGAGAGGATAACTGTGAGTGTTTGTGTGGGTCGTGTGAGAAGGGGTTGAGGAACGGCTGGGAGCCTGAAGAGGGTGCTACCATAGTCCAGGCAAGTGTGGAAGAGGACAGACCTGAGACGTATGCTTTGCGACGCCGAAGACGAGAGGATAGTGTTGGTGGATCTCGCACTCCATCTGTTACACCAGGTATCCGACCGCGGGTTCTTAgaaccaaggccaagatcTCGCGACTCAGTAACGCGCACGACTCTTCTGCGGCTGCATCACCAGCGCCAGGCACACCGAGCGGACGAAAGAGGAATGCGGACGCAATGGCAACGCCGCCTATTACACCAGCTAAGAAACTCAAACACACCATTGAGCCTGTACCAGACATTCCCGTGTCGCGGGGCAGTTCTGTCAGTGGAAGTACGTCCTCAAGTAATGAAGAAGCTATCGAGACAGACGTCACTTCACCTGAGAAGGACAGCCCCGAACCGATACCTGAAACTCCAATGAAGGGGCCGGCGACTCTGCGGGAGGAGACCAACTCCCGCAAAGAGGGCGATACAATTACAGCTCTTGCGCCCTTCTCACCCGAAAGTGTGCAATGTCaacaatcaccaccatcatcccaACCACTCAGGTCAGAGGCCAATACTATGTCAATATCTGCCATTCTCAACACGCCGAGCAGTTCAGAGCGGGAAATTGTTGTCCCCATTTCGGTGAGCATTGAGACTGTCGAAGTCACCGAGGTCGCTCTGGAAACCGATGAAGCAGTACAGCCTCGGCGTAAGAACAGACGACGCAGTTTTACCAAGCAAGCATCGCCCCCCGCCAAGATGCGCACACCTGGCGATTATGTCCTGACACCCTTACTACTATCCGAGCCGGAAATGGCTTGGATTCAATGCACCATTTGCAATGAATACTTTGTACAGCAGAACGCGTACTTTACCCGGTCGGCGTGTCCTAGGTGCGAACGACATTCGAAGTTGTACGGGTACATGTGGCCCAAGACGGAAAAGGCTGGGCCATCGGACAAGGAAGAGCGAATTTTGGACCACCGGCTTATACATCGATTCTTAAACACAAATGATGAGCGCAAGGCCCGAGGCAGGAAGTGTCTGCCTGAGAGGGAGGAGACAGACGAGCCGAGTGAACCAAGTGAGCCTGAGAGAGGCAGGAGACTACAACGTGGTCCGGCCAAGAGGAAAGGTTCGAATGAGGAAGTTCGCGACTTGGTGGTAGTTAAGATCAAGGAAGATGTATCGGGCCTACGCCGGAGCGGGAGAGCGCGGAGGGTGAGCAGCAAGCTAGGCGAGTAG
- a CDS encoding myosin-cross-reactive antigen family protein (similar to Metarhizium robertsii ARSEF 23 XP_011410994.1): MSLRQFLVLGGVPAVLSAACSMDYTKNGLVWGDAIRMNQIQVVGTHNSYHVEAEEDEKPLMEKLSPDVRDLWYGHDKLDVQLKEQHVRNLELDILADPKGGNYAKPLIRKLSNLPYNTGPEYNTTATKVMHIPDLDIHTVCTTFTSCLKIIKSFLDANPHVVPIPIMTEFKQSEALGASLGGAKPIPWADAKLLDGLDQEIRSVFSPKQLITPDDIRRPGMTLEESVLKYGWPNLDSARGRIFFLMDNGPDDDVNKKYLEGKTNLEGRVLFTNSAPGKADCAFQKLNDPVTDAYVANIQKQVKANYWVRTMADSALATVRNCTTFQRDGAFKSGAQIVSSDFPVKGMSERYGGCKYVVEIGDGKVARCNPVNGRAGCVDKELE; the protein is encoded by the exons ATG AGTCTAAGACAATTCCTGGTTCTGGGCGGCGTGCCCGCTGTCCTGAGCGCAGCTTGCTCCATGGACTACACGAAGAACGGGCTCGTCTGGGGGGATGCCATTCGCATGAATCAGATTCAGGTCGTGGGCACGCATAACAGCTATCATGttgaggcggaggaggatgagaagcccttgatggagaagttgagtCCTGATGTGAGGGATCTGTGGTACGGGCACGATAAGCTGGATGTGCAGCTGAAGGAGCAGCATGTCAGGAATCTGGA ACTTGATATTCTCGCGGACCCAAAAGGCGGTAACTACGCAAAACCTCTGATCCGGAAACTGTCCAACTTGCCGTACAACACTGGTCCGGAATACAACACCACGGCTACTAAGGTTATGCACATCCCGGACCTGGACATCCACACCGTCTGCACGACATTCACGTCGTGCCTCAAGATCATCAAGTCCTTCCTCGACGCTAACCCTCATGTCGTGCCCATCCCCATCATGACGGAGTTCAAACAGTCCGAAGCACTGGGCGCGTCTCTCGGCGGCGCAAAGCCCATTCCGTGGGCGGACGCAAAGCTCCTTGACGGATTGGACCAGGAAATCCGCTCTGTTTTCTCACCAAAGCAGCTCATCACGCCGGATGACATTCGCCGTCCGGGCATGACGCTGGAAGAATCTGTCCTGAAGTACGGATGGCCGAATCTGGACTCTGCACGGGGGAGAATCTTTTTCCTCATGGATAATGGgcccgacgacgacgtcaaTAAGAAGTATCTTGAGGGGAAGACGAACCTCGAAGGACGTGTGTTATTTACAAACTCTGCGCCCGGAAAGGCAGATTGCGCATTTCAAAAG CTTAATGATCCTGTGACGGACGCATATGTCGCGAACATCCAGAAACAAGTCAAAGCGAATTACTGGGTTCGCACAATGGCCGATTCGGCGCTCGCCACGGTCAGGAACTGCACTACCTTCCAGAGGGACGGGGCGTTCAAGTCAGGCGCGCAGATTGTGTCTTCGGATTTTCCGGTCAAGGGGATGAGTGAGCGGTATGGGGGGTGTAAGTACGTGGTTGAGATTGGGGACGGGAAGGTGGCGAGGTGTAATCCTGTGAATGGGAGGGCGGGGTGCGTTGATAAGGAGTTGGAGTGA
- a CDS encoding efflux pump protein (similar to Pyrenophora tritici-repentis Pt-1C-BFP XP_001939435.1), which yields MRIPEPIVFRKLIPARVTMTVTPFALDICIVLAGVSCLSSVWEEETGNALGVGADESSSSVPWNAGRGIEVMGLRSSCEGSWFDNVFVTDFAVCPCRHRLFETFPIIVASAGSIGV from the coding sequence ATGAGGATACCGGAACCCATTGTGTTCAGAAAGCTTATTCCCGCTAGGGTAACGATGACTGTAACGCCTTTCGCTTTGGATATTTGCATCGTATTGGCTGGTGTGAGCTGCCTGTCCTCAGTCTGGGAAGAGGAGACCGGTAATGCGTTGGGTGTTGGTGCCGATGAGTCTTCATCGTCTGTTCCATGGAATGCAGGTCGTGGAATTGAGGTGATGGGATTAAGAAGTTCGTGCGAGGGCTCTTGGTTTGACAATGTGTTTGTCACTGATTTTGCAGTCTGTCCCTGCCGACACAGGCTCTTTGAGACATTTCCAATCATTGTGGCATCAGCTGGTAGTATTGGTGTTTAA